A window of Primulina tabacum isolate GXHZ01 chromosome 4, ASM2559414v2, whole genome shotgun sequence contains these coding sequences:
- the LOC142543240 gene encoding uncharacterized protein LOC142543240 isoform X2 produces MILNRVHIEELKLIDRCFLSNETLLQKLHMETFAEWLSKQEHVASRLSGMNSNNSANSSQDLHDQEPIDDNKHDKKKDRGASKLKMISGQDKRKKVERNEFGQPIGDNSVTYASFLGCMIKEFVPYTLDGWNDIDEEVKDRMWSCLQV; encoded by the exons ATGATTTTAAATAGGGTGCACATTGAGGAGCTTAAACTAATAGATCGTTGCTTCTTAAGTAATGAGACGTTGTTACAAAAGCTACATATGGAAACATTTGCTGAATGGTTATCAAAACAG GAACACGTAGCTAGTAGGTTATCAGGAATGAACTCTAACAATTCAGCTAATTCATCCCAAGATTTGCATGATCAAGAACCGATTGATGACAACAAACATGATAAGAAAAAAGATCGGGGAGCATCAAAGTTGAAAATGATTAGTGGTCAAGACAAGCGCAAAAAGGTGGAGCGTAATGAGTTTGGACAGCCGATTGGAGATAATTCAGTTACATACGCTTCTTTTCTAGGTTGCATGATAAAGGAATTTGTGCCATATACATTGGATGGATGGAATGACATAGATGAAGAAGTGAAGGATAGGATGTGGAGTTGTCTTCAG GTATGA
- the LOC142541629 gene encoding uncharacterized protein LOC142541629, with the protein MVHNLQQEMQEMKSIFLQSMRQQNQQEQVASGGIGSGIGNKVGSNSDINIGAKKIFNFDNVKKHLATAQSNLKNVSCGDICANIKCKLLHWSIDGLVVAEGRIASTDPNTKVHHVVLGRSCWKVWIDKVLVEKVDLIRPNDEMQFLNDAIGSTIAWLSKFVVLCD; encoded by the exons ATGGTGCATAACCTTCAACAAGAGATGCAAGAAATGAAGTCCATATTTTTACAAAGTATGAGACAACAAAATCAACAAGAGCAG GTTGCTAGTGGTGGCATTGGTAGCGGTATTGGGAATAAAGTTGGTAGCAATAGTGATATCAATATTGGtgcaaagaaaatttttaattttgataatGTTAAAAAACATCTTGCTACAGCTCAG TCAAATTTGAAGAATGTGAGTTGTGGAGATATATGTGCTAATATTAAATGTAAGTTGCTTCATTGGTCTATTGATGGATTAGTTGTTGCAGAAGGTCGAATTGCATCTACAGATCCAAACACAAAAGTGCATCATGTTGTTCTTGGTAGATCTTGTTGGAAAGTTTGGATTGATAAGGTTTTGGTAGAGAAGGTGGATCTAATTCGACCAAATGATGAAATGCAGTTTCTCAATGACGCAATAGGAAGCACGATCGCATGGTTATCTAAATTTGTAGTATTGTGTGATTGA
- the LOC142543240 gene encoding uncharacterized protein LOC142543240 isoform X1: MSKMGKKRSKASADEIQEHVASRLSGMNSNNSANSSQDLHDQEPIDDNKHDKKKDRGASKLKMISGQDKRKKVERNEFGQPIGDNSVTYASFLGCMIKEFVPYTLDGWNDIDEEVKDRMWSCLQMNYKVEDWEKKSIFLKLAKLWRDRKSKL, translated from the exons ATGAGTAAAATGGGCAAAAAACGTAGCAAAGCATCTGCAGATGAAATTCAG GAACACGTAGCTAGTAGGTTATCAGGAATGAACTCTAACAATTCAGCTAATTCATCCCAAGATTTGCATGATCAAGAACCGATTGATGACAACAAACATGATAAGAAAAAAGATCGGGGAGCATCAAAGTTGAAAATGATTAGTGGTCAAGACAAGCGCAAAAAGGTGGAGCGTAATGAGTTTGGACAGCCGATTGGAGATAATTCAGTTACATACGCTTCTTTTCTAGGTTGCATGATAAAGGAATTTGTGCCATATACATTGGATGGATGGAATGACATAGATGAAGAAGTGAAGGATAGGATGTGGAGTTGTCTTCAG ATGAATTACAAAGTTGAGGattgggaaaaaaaatcaatttttctaAAGTTAGCTAAATTGTGGCGCGATAGAAAATCCAAACTTTAA